AGGGAGGCCACTAGTGTCTTGATCACTGCTCCACTGACGGCAGAGTCATACTACAAATGGCCTGACTACTGGTACTAGTTAGAGTTGGATCAAGAAGCGAGAATACTAGTCATGTCCATTTTCTGGAGACAGCATTCTCCCCTTCATCTAACCCATGTCCTGACCCCCCCTGAATCGCCTTGTCCTTCcactttatacattaaaaacctTGTTTTGAACTGGACTGAAGAGTACTCAACACTGCAGTACTTGATTTGATTAATAAGAAAACATGTGCTCTATTTAAGCAATAAGAACAAGGTGCAGGCATTTCTGGGGATTAATGAGCGACTGCGAGGAGCCAATGGCACTGCAGCACTGAACCATTAATCCCCAGGAAGTGCCTTGCCTTGAAGTACCTgttattataaattaaaaaaagaaagagtcaAAATTggatttatgtattttttatgTGAGATGTAGTTTCAGTTGATATGTACAAGGCATTTCTGGAGAATGAATGTCCTGTGCTTTAGCCATCATCTCAAGGTTCAAGTCGTTTTATGATTTCTGTTTGAACACTCAGGGAGTGAGCAATCTGAGAAGGTGCTCTTGCTTTTATTTTGGAGCAACTGCTTTCTTTCCTTATGCAGCAGGTGAAAAGATACCATTCCAGGCAGTGGTCCTGATGTAAGTCAGGGAGTATAAATAGCCGTGCACTGAATATAACAAAGTCTCAcagcagagccaaaaaaaaattgttaagaCAGAGGTGTTTACATATTTAATACTAATGGAAGCATGTTTGCTAAAAATGGGTATTAGTGGTGTTTAAAGGCTAAATGCAGTTTTAATGTTCTGACTAGAGTGGATGCACATAAAAGCTGTAGAGAACATGCCAGCGAAATCAAGTGTATTAGAGAAATAGGGGGACTTTCAAAGTGGTGGGCCTGGAACCCTGGTTAGCGATCCTGAGAGGGAATAAAACCCCCATGGCATGGTAGCTTTGATTTTCTGATTTCTCTGTTCCATATAGTGAATCCCTTTAATACTTAATACACTTACTGTGATGTTTATAGGCTAGATAGTCCCATTCTCACATAATTTCACGCAAAAAGGTCTCTAAATGACAATAGATCATTCATTTTGTTAGCAATTATATAGTTTAGAGCATTTTTACCCTTTTTTGTTGAACCCAAAActtcaagggggtgggggaacaccTAATAATCAAATCAACTGTTGGATTACATATAATTAAAGAAAGATCTCTACTGtgacatgtttcagagtaacagccgtgttagtctgtatccgcaaaaagaagaacaggagtacttgtggcaccttagagactaacaaatttattagagcataagctttcgtggaagaagtgggctgtagtccacgaaagcttatgctctaataaatttgttagtctctaaggtgccacaagtactcctgttctttttagtgaaGGAAATGTATTTTAAGCAACAAAATGTTACAAAGAATTAGTCTGCTTTGATCCAGTGATTTGTTGTCCCCGCTTATTGCTATTAGGAAACAAGACATCTAGTTGTTTTATTTATAACAGAGCTAAATGCATGTATGCCAGCTATATCATTTAGTGGCTTTAGAAGAAGTAATAATATCACTGAAAGAGAGGCCTGATCTTACTTTCCTTTAGATCTGGCTATATTAACACAATTGTTGAAGAATGTGATCCTTAATGATCCAATCAGTAATACCTATCATTACAACATTAGCAGTGATACATAAACCCTGGTATTTAAAATGGGATAACACCAATCCTGGCAGAAGTAGCATGTTTCCTAATGCTCTGGTTTAAAATCTGAATATAAATAGTTCCATGCAACTCCCCAATAAAGAccagtattaaaaaagaaaaccagctTTGAAGGGTGAACATATACATATTAATGGGGGATTCAAGAAACCCTATGATAGGTTGAAAGGCCTTGTCACAGTTAAATCTGTTGGAAAAGGTCAGAAAACAGCCTACTGGAAAAtcgtagattttttttaaagttctaatGATGCAGAAGCTGCATAATAATCTCTCTGTGaaccacaaaaataataaaagctgaGGCCATTTCTAACATAATCTCTATCAGCAAGATGCCAGCGCTTTTCCAGATTTCCTAACGGGTCCCTGCTAATTCCATGCCAAAACTAGCAGTGGATTTCTTCCTTTTAATCTCCCCTAATGCCTTATTCGATTATTGTCACTGCTCTCCGACCGTGCACCTTCCCTTCAAACTCTAATTCCCCAACTGAAACAGTCAGACAAGGCTGAACCGCGGCGTGGAAATCAAaccgcgcgcacacacacgcacaagaGGGTGCAGAAccagaagagggagaaaacaaacAACTCCATCCGCACAACTGCACTTTTAGATCATAAACCACCGGGAATTaccaggagagagaggaaaagatggGCTATGGAACTTGCTCCAGTTGACTAGGCAGAAGGCTATCTGGGAGTCCTGACCGCGGTGCTGAACTATGGCTTTGTTGTTCTCTTGGATGTGCATCACTATCTGGTGAGTAAGCTCTTAAACAATACTAAAGACAATCAAAGACTAAGCAACCCAACTGCCGTGCCCGGAGTCGAGTCAATGGGGGAAAGGGGATGGGTGGCGGAGTGTATGTTTCCTGGTGTGTTTCCCTGACGGCCCTGGCTAAAGAAAAGCAACTGTTGACTTTGCACGGAAGGGGAAGGACTGGCTGGATGATGGCTTTGTTGGTgtgttaattgcagtgtagacaaggcgcTGGGGAGCCAGACTGATGAAGGGAAACTGTACTCTGAAAACATCACCCGAATTCTGGATAAGTTGTTGGATGGATATGACAACAGGCTCCGACCTGGATTTGGAGGTAGAGGAAACCCAGTCTCTTTAACTGTAGCGCTCCCCTCCCCTTGTGTCCTATCTGTTGTTGGAAATCGATCTTAGAGAGGAAACAGCTCAATGCCCTGGATTCCTATCCCCTTCTCCTATGGAGAGTCACACCCGTGGAAGgtgtccttcccccacccccttcaataTAGATGTGTCTCTTCCAAACAGATCCGGGGCGGTCTGCAGAAAGTTTGCATCTGAATTACCCCTTCATAATGGAGTTGTTTACAGGAGAAACAATTCCTGTTGAATTACACAAAACCTTAGCAAGCCAGAAGCAGGAGGTCAAAGTGAAAATTGTTCCCTGCGTACACCCCGTTTGTTTTGTAATGCACTAGGGAACAAGTTTCTCAACAGCAGTTTTGCTGTGCCCCGGGGCCACGCTCATGCACTAGACAAGTTGCTGTGTAGGTATGCGGATTGATGAGTGAAATCCTGTCGATAGCATACATCTCTTTACATCTGACCCTGGCAGTGCTCAGAGCTTGTTTGAATGTCCGCTAGGTGCTGTTACAGAAGTCAAAACGGATATCTATGTGACCAGCTTCGGTCCCGTGTCAGACGTGGAGATGGTAAGACTCATTATAAATTACATACACCAGGGGCTCGGTAACAGTTCCATTTTTTTGACATTCTCGCCACACAAACCGTGGGATCTTTCCAGCATGGGAGCTTCGCTTGTCCCTGGCCCTGGTCTTGTTTTTCAGGATTCATTACGGTGGCATCTGAGTGGACTGTCATTAGAGCAGATTACTAGGGTTTAATCTTCCTGACAATCTCTGTCTCTGAGGGACCGAGCAGAGAGCATTTTACTGTTGGGTCGCATATAGCGAGTTTCACAATTGTGTCAACCTAACGGGCCATGCAATTTCGGCAGCATTTGCAAGGAAATATTGAGAGAAATGTGTTGCAAATAAGTTTGTTTCCCAAGCTAAAGCAACGAGAGCAATTGTTGATTTGCTGAGTGTTGAATGAAAGGAAGGATTGGTTAAAGATGCATAAGCACCATTAAGAAGACTGTAAGCATATGGGCAACAATGCATAGTTTTACAGTAGGGCCGCATGTTAGGAAACAGAGTAATAAAATAAAGACATGAGTAATTCAGGAATACTGCTGAGCTCAACCTTTTCAGTAAAGCAGTCGAAGCTATAAGGCGTGGCACCCGAATACAGGTAGCTGCAGACTCCTATAAAAGTTATTCGTTTACAACAACGTACATAGAAACCAATAGCAAGAGTTTAACGCATCGAAACTAAACCACTTCCCATGCTCCCCAAATaatcatgaaaaatattttcattctagAAATGGTGTTCGTTCTCCAGCTATGAGTCACAGTGGCTGTATATTCTCTAACTTGGGCGGTTACTGTTAGGTGTCTATATTTGGGCTTCTGAGTAATttgtttaggtgcttaaatatggatttaggagactAACTTTAGACGCTCCTATTTGAAAAGTTTGACACGAATATTAGAAAAAGTTTTTGTAACCATTAATTTGCAATAGCACTATGAAGTAACTTGACATGCTGTGTAATCACACTATAATGAATATGTATAAGATTTTTGTAGCAAATATGCAAAATAATTTGCATAAGAGATATTGAGGGTGTCTTTTTTTGTTCACTGTCACTAAGTACTGAGAGTTTCTTTTAGCAGTTATAAAGCATATAAAACTAGACAGTTGTATCTCCTTACAACAGCAGTCATTTGAATTAAATTATGTTTTGTGAGAGCAAAATGAACTTTCTTTGTATTCGTATCAAATTATCTGTTCAATGATTAATTTGCAGCTCTTTATTAAAATAGTAAGAAAATAGGATATTTTTCTCaaagactgactttttttttagcGACTACTTAATGATAATAGGATTAAAGCGATTAAGTAATGGTGAATGAAATGTGGTTACCACCCGTGTTATGTCCTCCACTGAGTTACATTAGGTCAGTACTTTTGGCCATGACCTATGATTGATTTGTTTTCCTGTAGGAATACACAATGGATGTTTTCTTTCGGCAGACTTGGACTGATGAGAGGTTGAAGTTTAGTGGGCCAACTGAAATTCTTAGATTGAACAATTTAATGGTCAGTAAGATCTGGACACCAGACACCttttttagaaatggaaaaaagtcAATTGCTCATAATATGACAACTCCTAACAAACTTTTCAGAATTATGCAGAATGGAACTATTCTCTATACGATGAGGTAAGATTCTGTTGTGCTGTTTCCTGTTGAACTTGTTTTCTTCTGTTAATGAAGGAACTgagaacaatttattttaatgtattttagacTGACCATTAATGCTGATTGTCCCATGCGGCTGGTAAACTTCCCTATGGATGGGCATGCTTGTCCATTGAAGTTTGGGAGCTGTAAGTTTTGTAaaagtttcagattttttaatatatatattcataaaatGGGGTCTTAGGGCAGTCCTTAATAGGAGTTAACTAACTATAGACCCATATCCCACATCAGAATTTGCTAATGCATACCACTAGGACCAGGACTTTGCATAGTCAGTGGAATCCAGGCTAGTGGATCTCATTGCAAGCTCATGGCTAtaaattgtattgttttttgttATTCTGACACAGCCAAGTCTATACTGGTACCTTTTAAACAAATCTGTTGTTTTAGCAGTGAAGAAAGGTTATCATTACATGCCCTCACGTATTAAAGAAACTGGTATATTTTGAATGAAGAACGATGTTGAAATGACCACTTGCAATCAACAGACTTTATGCCCTCAGCTGGAGGGAACCACCCCTCCAATGTGGGCAATAGCAGAGTGAGTGGGATAACTCTCAGGGCCCTGACAGGCTCAGAGACCCACATGTGGCAGATACACCACATCAAGAGGGGGCTTATGTAGAGAGAGGGGGACCCATCATCCCAGGGAGCCATAGTGATAGCTTATGTTTCTTAATAAGGCTCTTTAATGGTAGATGGGTGGTGGTTGTAATCTATGTAGTGCCgggggaaaataaatataaaggccATGGGTACAGGATCACCTTTTATTTATGGAGGGAAACAAGACAAATATTAAGGGAGAACAATGCATTATGAGTTGATAGggaattttaaaattagaataaaaaaGAACCTTACTGTAATTTAAAACCCTCAAGCTGAGGCATGTTGTTAGTCTATGTTATGGGTTCTCAACCTGGACATGAGCACCATCTGCCATTCCTATGTTGCTAAATGGGAGAAAAGGGTCCTGTGGAGATGCTAGCTACATGGGAGCCAGGGTGGAAGAGGAAGGTTGAGAAGGAGAAACTATTATTACTATTTACCCTCatccttcctgtccctgctcctgttTGTTATGCTCAGGAGTTGAATCTTAATTATAATTGAATTTTAATTAGATTAGAAAGAGTTTGAAATGGTAGGGACCAAGTCTCCTTGTTTGTACTACACCTACTATAGTGGGGCCATAGTATTTATTTTGGCCAttgggcattactgtaatataattaatactatCGATTCTTTTCTCCATGATACCCCAGATGCCTATCCAAAAAGTGAAATCATTTACACATGGAAAAAGGGACCTCTGTATTCAGTAGAAGTACCACAAGAGTCTTCCAGTCTCCTCCAGTATGATCTTATAGGACAAACAGTGTCTAGTGAAACAATTAAATCTAACACAGGTAAGACATAGCCTCATGTAGAATTGACACATTATAAAACACTCATTGGAAACCAactaaattgttttctttttatctcTTAACTGTTTACTCTTCTTCCTCTAACTAAAATTGCTGAAAAGGTTTCGTTTGTTTCCTGCAAAAGATTGATTTTCAACATATTGCTCATAGGTGGGCAAAGTTTAATGTAAATTTCAGGAACACTGCTTTTTCAGTAGCAGAACAACATATCAAAGTAATAACAGATTCACCTTTTCTCTTTATCTCCATTGATTCACTTTAGCGTCTATTGATCAGCTAAACTTTATCATATAGTAGGAGGCCCATTATTCGCCACTGCTTTCCTCAAAACACAGCATATTAATTTAAGACATTCCAAAGTTTACTCCAGTAATGTTTGTTCATATATTGCCAAAATAATGCTGACATACTTGTCTCCTAACAGGTGAATACGTAATAATGACAGTTTATTTCCACTTGCAAAGGAAGATGGGCTACTTCATGATACAGATTTATACTCCCTGCATTATGACAGTCATTCTTTCTCAGGTGTCTTTCTGGATTAATAAGGAATCTGTTCCAGCTAGAACAGTTTTTGGTATGCTGTGTTAAAGTCTCTGCAACAGCTCATGTCATCACTCCATTTATTCATCGCCTTTCATTGCTTGTTTGTTGCAGGTGAATATTCACTTCAGCTGCTCTATTTtcatctgcaaaggaaaataGGCTACTATCTCATTCAGACATATATTCCATGCACCATGACTGTAGTCCTGTCTCAGGTTGTGTTTTGGATCAACAAAGAATCTGTTCCAGCAAGAACTGTGGCTGGTATTAATGTTTTTACCATGAAATTCATTTGTTGTATTGAATCCACTGTATTGAACAGCTACTGTAGTGTGATGGGAATTTGTTTTTAAGTAGAGAAAGAAAAAGC
This DNA window, taken from Trachemys scripta elegans isolate TJP31775 chromosome 8, CAS_Tse_1.0, whole genome shotgun sequence, encodes the following:
- the GABRA6 gene encoding gamma-aminobutyric acid receptor subunit alpha-6 gives rise to the protein MALLFSWMCITICVDKALGSQTDEGKLYSENITRILDKLLDGYDNRLRPGFGGAVTEVKTDIYVTSFGPVSDVEMEYTMDVFFRQTWTDERLKFSGPTEILRLNNLMVSKIWTPDTFFRNGKKSIAHNMTTPNKLFRIMQNGTILYTMRLTINADCPMRLVNFPMDGHACPLKFGSYAYPKSEIIYTWKKGPLYSVEVPQESSSLLQYDLIGQTVSSETIKSNTGEYVIMTVYFHLQRKMGYFMIQIYTPCIMTVILSQVSFWINKESVPARTVFGITTVLTMTTLSISARHSLPKVSYATAMDWFIAVCFAFVFSALIEFAAVNYFTNLQTQRAMRKAARAAALAAALSAATVPAEDEIVSHSDSNCNLKKRMNSTTSQMDQSPEASIMSNSASQGQPTSIPPPAPPLPPPPPPAIGGTSKIDQYSRILFPVAFAGFNLVYWVVYLSKDTMEVSTSV